The genomic interval CTGTAGCGGTAACGTTTTTGGAAAAGAATTGATTAGAAAATACTACTTTAATAAAATGCCTAAAGAATTGGCTGTTGAACTTGAAAAAGAGTACGACGTTGATCCAGATTTTATTAAAAATAAATTATATAAAGAACCAAATCCAAATGCTTATTTAGCAACTTATGCTAAGTTTTTAATTAAACATAAGGATACGGAATTCTGTAGAAAAATTATCTTCAAAGGAATGAAATCTTTCGTTAAGAATTACATTAAGCAATTCGATAACTGCAAAGAGGTTCCTGTGCATTTTGTTGGTTCTATTGCATTTTATTTGAAAGACGAATTACAAGAAACTTTCAATAAATATGAACTTCAATTAGGAAATGTTTTAAGAAGACCTATTGATGGATTAATTGCATATCATGTCGCTAATCAATAGTTCTGATTTTATGGAAATTGCCATTATTGCTCATGATGGAAAAAAAGCTGATTTAATTGATTTTTTAATTAAAAATGAAGCTGTTTTACACAATGAAAAAATAAGATTAATTGGTACTGGTACTACTGGAGGTAAAGCTGAAGCTGCGGGTTTTAAAACTCAAAGAATGCTTTCTGGGCCTTTAGGAGGCGATGCACAAATTGCAGGAAGAGTGGCTGAAGGAATTACAAAAATGGTTTTCTTTTTTAAAGATCCTTTGTCAAGTCATCCGCACGAGGCAGATATTAATATGTTGATTCGTGTTTGCGATGTGCATAATGTGCCGCTGGCAACAAACGAAGCAACGGCACAATTATTACTAGATGCTATTGCACAGCAATTATAGATATTTCTACATTAACATTTTTTGGCAGACAAGCCACCTGAACCGTTTCACGTGCTGGAGCGGTTTTTTCGTTAAAATACGAACCATAAACCGTATTTATTGCTCCAAAGTTATTCATGTCCATGATGAAAATAGTTGACTTTACAACGTTCTCAAAAGTCATTCCTGCAGCTTCTAGGATTGCAGCAATGTTTTGCATAACTTGGTTAGTTTCGTCGTTAATATTGTCTGTAATCAATTCTCCTGATTCTGGATTAATTGCAATTTGTCCGGAAGCATAAAGTGTATTTCCAGATAAAACAGCTTGGTTGTAAGGTCCGATTGGAGCCGGAGCTTTCTCGGTAAAGATTATTTTTTTCATAATGAAAGTATTTTGATTCGAAAGTTTATCGATTAGAAACGCTTCGTTTGTTCCATTTAATGTCACTAAGCATACCAGATTTAATTCCGATAAAGAAGTTCCAGTTAGAATTTGTTCCTAAAGGCTGCCAGTTAAATGCCATTCTCCAGCTTAACAAATCTCTTTCAAAACGGAATTGAGTAAAAGTAACTCCTTTTTGTACAAAATCATAACCAGTAGAAATTCCACCTTTCCATTTTGGTGTAATGTCTGTGTTGACCGAAATCATAAGAGAGTTATTAGAGATTCTATTCTCTCGATTTATATTAGAGTATGTTAAAGAGTAAGCAAGCGTCATGTCAAAAGGGATTTTTGAGTTAAAAAACTCTGTTATCACATCTTCTTTTTCAGGTTCATTGGCAAATTGGCTATTTCGAGTGTCATTTAAATCGGTGTTTGTACCAAATAAATCATCACTTCGCCCACCATTCCGCTGACTTTGGGTATTCTTTTCTTTGTCGCCGGTTCCTTTGCTAGAAAACGAATAGTTTACCGTTACGTTTGCACTGGTCATTCTAAATAAACTTCCGCCGTTATCAATGTTGAATTTGTTTAGCTTGTTACCTCCATTATCAATCGCGTAAGGATCTAATGTTGCACCAAAGTTCATATTCATTTTGTTGTCAAAAAACTGCGTTCCACCACTTACTAATACAGGTTGCCAGCCAAAAGTTGTTTTTCCGTCTGCATTGAAATTATAGCTTGTACTGAAGTTTAAGTTATTTAACAGCATTATTTTTTTTGGTTCAGTTTTAGTACTGTCTTTGTCTCTTACTTTTGCTTCAAAAGTATTGCTCAAAGAAAAACCAACTACGTTAGAATTGTCTTTACCAGGCTGTCCAAAAAGACCGTTTTCAAATCTTGTATATTCAGAAGTGATTCTTCCGCTTGCATCAACCGCATAAGTATCATAATAACGCTCAAAACTTGGTGTATAAGCATAAGTTACACTTGGACGCATAACGTGTCTTATAGACTGAATTTTCTTGTCTTCGCCAAAATTGAAAGTTCCGTAAATGGTTGTTCCTAAGTTTGTGCTAAAATTGTAAGTTCTAAAAGAGTCAAAACCACCTACAGTTGAAGGTTCAGCTTGTCCTGTTGAAGGATCATAGCTTTTTTTGATTGTTTTATTTACCCAAGTCTCCTGATAAGTTGTCGATGCGCTTGCGCTAAAATATTTAAAAACCTTAAAGTTTGTACTAAGAGGAATTGTATGTTGCATTCCCATTTGGGCATCTTTAAACATCTGAGGCTTGAAAAACAAAGAATCTTTTGTTTTAAATTCATTTTTTCCGCTTACATTATATTGTAAGTTAATGTTTTTGATTATCCCTTTCTTAACGCCGTCTTTTCCAGCAAAAGGATAAATACGGTCTATACTTCCTTGCAATGTAGGAAGTGTCATAATGATATCTTCTGTTTGTGTATTTTGCTGGTGTGTTGCTGATAACGAAATACGTGATCCTGGAATAGTATTAAAAGTTTTATTGTATGAAATAGAAGAACTTAAAGTGTTGTTTAGGTTCGAACCAATATTGGCTTGATTAATAGATTGTTTAAAGTATTTACTACTACCCATATTTACCGACGCAGAAAAGGTTGAATTTGGGTTTGATTTTGTGTCTTTAGAATGCGACCACTGAATATTGTAAATGTTCTGTTTTGAGTAATCAGGATATCCACGTTCGCTGTTTATTAGATTTTCAAAACGTATATTTACATTTCCTCGATATTTGTATCTTGTTGCATATGAAGATTCAAATCGCATGGCGTAACTTCCGTTGGTGTAATAATCCCCAAGTACGGTTAAGTCATAATGATCGCTTAAAGCAAAATAATATCCACCATTTTGAAGAGAAAAACCTCTGGTGTTAGAATCATTATAACTAGGAATAATAATACCAGAAACACTTTTTTCCTGACTCATCGGAAAATAAGCAAAAGGCAGTGCTAAAGGTGTTGGCACGTCTGCAATTACCATGTTGGTTAAACCGGTAATTACTTTTTTTCCAGGAATAAATTTTACTTTACTGGTTTGGAAATAATATTCTGGATGATCAACATCTGTTGAAGTTGTAAAACGTGCTCCTCTTAAGAAATAAACAGAATCGTTTTCTTTTTTGGTGACTGCGGCTTTAATTTTAAATTCTCCCTGTTCGGTTCTAGAATTATAAATTAATGCTTTTTTTGTTTTGAAATTAAAT from Flavobacterium sp. YJ01 carries:
- a CDS encoding methylglyoxal synthase; the protein is MEIAIIAHDGKKADLIDFLIKNEAVLHNEKIRLIGTGTTGGKAEAAGFKTQRMLSGPLGGDAQIAGRVAEGITKMVFFFKDPLSSHPHEADINMLIRVCDVHNVPLATNEATAQLLLDAIAQQL
- a CDS encoding RidA family protein yields the protein MKKIIFTEKAPAPIGPYNQAVLSGNTLYASGQIAINPESGELITDNINDETNQVMQNIAAILEAAGMTFENVVKSTIFIMDMNNFGAINTVYGSYFNEKTAPARETVQVACLPKNVNVEISIIAVQ
- a CDS encoding putative LPS assembly protein LptD is translated as MTCQKTSHNFTKIAFKPLHTNLFNIVLISFFLTIGCGNLYSQEIKNKKKSLPAVKQTDKESKPVIDTIKLDTVRPKKTFLDGKVKYKAKDYAKIDQKNKLITLYNEAELYYKDVELKSGIIILNYEKDEVYAGRIKDSAGVLVQYPNFKQGSSEVQPDSIRFNFKTKKALIYNSRTEQGEFKIKAAVTKKENDSVYFLRGARFTTSTDVDHPEYYFQTSKVKFIPGKKVITGLTNMVIADVPTPLALPFAYFPMSQEKSVSGIIIPSYNDSNTRGFSLQNGGYYFALSDHYDLTVLGDYYTNGSYAMRFESSYATRYKYRGNVNIRFENLINSERGYPDYSKQNIYNIQWSHSKDTKSNPNSTFSASVNMGSSKYFKQSINQANIGSNLNNTLSSSISYNKTFNTIPGSRISLSATHQQNTQTEDIIMTLPTLQGSIDRIYPFAGKDGVKKGIIKNINLQYNVSGKNEFKTKDSLFFKPQMFKDAQMGMQHTIPLSTNFKVFKYFSASASTTYQETWVNKTIKKSYDPSTGQAEPSTVGGFDSFRTYNFSTNLGTTIYGTFNFGEDKKIQSIRHVMRPSVTYAYTPSFERYYDTYAVDASGRITSEYTRFENGLFGQPGKDNSNVVGFSLSNTFEAKVRDKDSTKTEPKKIMLLNNLNFSTSYNFNADGKTTFGWQPVLVSGGTQFFDNKMNMNFGATLDPYAIDNGGNKLNKFNIDNGGSLFRMTSANVTVNYSFSSKGTGDKEKNTQSQRNGGRSDDLFGTNTDLNDTRNSQFANEPEKEDVITEFFNSKIPFDMTLAYSLTYSNINRENRISNNSLMISVNTDITPKWKGGISTGYDFVQKGVTFTQFRFERDLLSWRMAFNWQPLGTNSNWNFFIGIKSGMLSDIKWNKRSVSNR